One window of Blastocatellia bacterium genomic DNA carries:
- a CDS encoding DUF2283 domain-containing protein, translating to MKIEYDPVRDLLYVWFAPVGTKSAQTTVVAAGVHADFDANNKLIGIEVLDATEVLGDKMQIEVSFPQAWLRPAGADQQKL from the coding sequence ATGAAGATTGAGTACGACCCAGTACGAGATTTGCTTTATGTCTGGTTCGCGCCGGTGGGCACAAAATCAGCGCAAACCACCGTTGTGGCTGCCGGCGTTCATGCGGATTTCGATGCGAACAACAAACTCATCGGGATCGAAGTGCTGGATGCGACAGAGGTCCTGGGCGATAAAATGCAGATTGAGGTTTCATTCCCACAAGCATGGTTGCGGCCAGCCGGGGCCGATCAGCAGAAGCTTTGA
- a CDS encoding DUF4258 domain-containing protein has protein sequence MSDPLTESDLHPHLIARMEQRGVTLTELQQTLEHGWDASDAKPGSYGKTAIFPYNAEWEGHFYEQKEVTVYYKVTEGRLVLLTVMARYGKNFPEVDDHED, from the coding sequence ATGAGCGACCCACTGACAGAGAGCGATCTCCACCCGCATTTAATAGCCCGCATGGAACAGCGAGGAGTCACTCTCACAGAGCTCCAGCAGACTCTTGAACATGGCTGGGATGCGTCTGATGCCAAACCGGGCAGTTACGGTAAAACGGCGATCTTTCCCTACAACGCGGAATGGGAAGGGCATTTTTATGAACAAAAAGAAGTGACCGTCTACTACAAAGTGACTGAGGGCCGCCTAGTTTTATTGACAGTCATGGCGCGTTATGGGAAGAATTTCCCGGAGGTTGACGATCATGAAGATTGA